One stretch of Hemibagrus wyckioides isolate EC202008001 linkage group LG01, SWU_Hwy_1.0, whole genome shotgun sequence DNA includes these proteins:
- the sphk2 gene encoding sphingosine kinase 2 — translation MRSPSPRSPSPNSSSTEDALLHGQFTDWSAGGSSGGSSGGSSSGADSGPSSPAGSLSLPSSPSSCTYALTLTCTHIHVQRICPRPGKEGRVVLPLSELAGCNCPRVPAPPLFVLYWYPMGRRRRGVAKRRQVRAYLAESRAEAEKWNTAVQCLLRGIDISVYTEFNKSLLPRPRRLLLLVNPFSGRGLAMQWCQTHILPMISEANISYNLIQTERQNHARELIREISLHEWDGIVIVSGDGLLHEVINGLMDRPDWEQAIKTPVGILPCGSGNALAGSVNYYAGYDMCLREPLLINCCFVLCRGGVRPMDLVSVTTSPPPPSASSDQNGRPSSPKRLFSFLSVAWGFVSDVDIESERYRGLGSARFTLGTLVRLASLRSYKGRLSYLPPGGANSTPDVPLQTPHRPLSRSITEGLEGYCRMPIHRTCSDMGLSEQRSLQKGDREREREERQRERMRRRGRTRGGGVVRASSLAEDRERELEAEERMEGISSADSNGRLESNEEEEEDDSTRNVTEEEYDVDEGKEVEERMEGMSRSSTESSERLDSERNENISTNEEGENERWNGVDRARNLREDNSADEGREEEEEAYSNPDQRKTLRKNSAPSSQIATAFFSRPIGADSEQEVETPAYEREDKDLNGTFFHRNAFPVDPARERALTISSPFRRSRFSLSKPKTSVDQNQKSSVSKPRPLSLLQQSNSNSLPPKFPPLSLALSPSPPSSPSNMGLPSSTSSSSFAFDLVQPGRLLKPRPPVTSPVDPPPQDDLLPPLDQPLPTRDWVTIEGDFVLVLAIYQSHLGADLLAAPHAKFDDGLIHLTFVRAGISRATLLRLFLAMERGTHLSLTSPYVSHVSARAFRLQPLSPRGTLTVDGELVPYGPLQAQIHPSMARVIVGDSGVKITRF, via the exons ATGCGCTCTCCGAGTCCTCGAAGCCCGTCCCCGAACTCCTCGTCCACTGAGGATGCTTTGCTGCACGGGCAGTTCACGGACTGGAGCGCCGGAGGAAGCTCGGGCGGGAGCTCGGGAGGGAGCAGCAGCGGTGCCGACAGTGGGCCGAGTAGCCCTGCAGGCAGCCTGTCATTACCCTCCAGCCCTTCATCGTGTACTTACGCCCTCACTCTGACCTGCACTCATATCCACGTGCAGAGGATTTGTCCCCGACCAGGAAAGGAAGGCCGAGTCGTGCTGCCTCTGTCTGAGCTGGCGGGGTGTAACTGCCCCCGGGTGCCTGCCCCGCCGCTGTTTGTGCTCTATTGGTACCCAATGGGGCGGCGGCGCAGGGGCGTGGCTAAACGCAGGCAAGTGCGCGCTTACCTGGCTGAGAGCAGAGCGGAGGCGGAGAAATGGAATACAGCCGTGCAGTGCCTGCTGAGAGGGATCGACATCAGCgtctacacag AATTCAACAAAAGCTTGTTGCCCCGCCCCCGCCGCTTGCTTCTATTAGTCAATCCATTCAGCGGGCGGGGTTTGGCAATGCAGTGGTGTCAGACACACATCTTACCGATGATCAGTGAAGCCAACATCAGCTACAACCTCATACAGACAG AGCGTCAGAATCATGCCCGCGAGCTGATCAGAGAGATTTCTCTCCACGAGTGGGACGGCATTGTCATCGTTTCTGGAGATGGACTGCTTCATGAG GTGATTAATGGCCTCATGGACAGGCCAGACTGGGAACAAGCAATTAAAACTCCAGTGGGAATTTTACCATGTGGCTCTGGCAATGCACTCGCTGGCTCCGTTAACTACTATGCAGG ATATGACATGTGCCTTCGTGAGCCCCTCCTCATCAACTGCTGCTTTGTGCTTTGCCGGGGCGGAGTCCGACCCATGGACCTGGTGTCCGTGACAACAAGCCCGCCTCCGCCGTCTGCTTCATCCGATCAGAACGGACGACCCTCATCACCCAAAAGACTATTTTCTTTCCTGTCTGTAGCTTGGGGCTTTGTTTCAGACGTGGACATTGAGAGTGAGCGTTACAGAGGGCTCGGTTCTGCTCGCTTCACGCTGGGCACACTGGTGCGTTTAGCATCTCTGCGCTCCTATAAGGGTCGGTTGTCTTATTTGCCCCCCGGAGGGGCAAACTCAACCCCGGACGTCCCCTTGCAGACGCCGCATCGACCCCTTTCCCGCAGCATCACTGAAGGCCTAGAAGGATACTGTAGAATGCCAATCCATCGCACCTGCTCTGATATGGGCCTCAGCGAACAGAGGAGCCTCCAaaagggggacagagagagggaaagggaggagaggcagagagagaggatgaggagaagaggaagaacaaGAGGGGGAGGAGTGGTGAGGGCGAGCAGTCTTGctgaggacagagagagggagttgGAGGCGGAGGAGAGGATGGAGGGAATCTCAAGTGCAGACTCAAACGGACGACTGGAATCTaacgaggaggaggaagaagatgaCAGTACGAGAAATGTGACAGAAGAGGAATATGATGTAGATGAAGGGAAAGAGGTGGAGGAGAGGATGGAGGGCATGTCCAGATCTAGTACAGAGTCAAGCGAAAGACTGGACTCTGAGAGGAATGAGAATATTTCCACGAACGAAGAAGGAGAGAACGAGAGATGGAATGGTGTGGATCGAGCGAGGAATTTGAGAGAAGATAATAGTGCAGATGAAggaagggaggaggaggaggaggcataTTCAAACCCAGACCAGCGCAAGACTCTTCGGAAAAATTCCGCCCCATCCAGCCAGATCGCTACCGCCTTCTTTAGCCGGCCAATCGGAGCAGATTCCGAACAAGAAGTAGAAACACCAGCATATGAAAGGGAAGATAAGGACCTGAACGGGACTTTTTTCCACCGTAACGCATTTCCAGTGGACCCTGCACGAGAGCGAGCACTCACCATCTCCTCGCCATTCCGTCGTTCACGGTTTTCCCTTTCCAAACCCAAAACCTCAGTGGACCAGAACCAGAAGTCAAGTGTGtctaagccccgccccctttccctACTTCAACAATCCAATTCTAACTCCCTACCACCCAAATTCCCCCCGCTATCTTTGGCTCTTTCCCCATCCCCTCCTTCATCACCATCCAATATGGGCCTGCCAAGCTccacctcctcatcctcctttgCCTTTGACCTGGTCCAACCTGGTAGGCTTCTTAAGCCCCGCCCCCCAGTTACCTCCCCTGTGGACCCGCCCCCTCAAGATGACCTCTTGCCTCCCCTCGATCAGCCACTGCCTACCCGAGACTGGGTGACTATTGAAGGTGACTTTGTTCTGGTTCTTGCTATCTACCAGTCACATTTGGGTGCTGATTTGTTAGCAGCTCCACATGCAAAATTTGACGATGGACTCATTCACCTGACTTTTGTGAGGGCCGGGATCTCCCGGGCAACGCTTCTCCGCCTTTTCCTGGCAATGGAAAGAGGCACCCATCTTTCTCTAACGTCACCTTATGTGAGCCATGTTTCTGCTCGAGCGTTTCGGCTGCAGCCCCTATCGCCACGGGGGACGCTGACTGTGGATGGAGAACTCGTGCCCTATGGACCCCTGCAGGCACAG atccatccatccatggcTCGCGTTATCgtgggagactcaggagtgaagatcACTAGATTCTGA